From a single Tumebacillus sp. BK434 genomic region:
- a CDS encoding DUF4180 domain-containing protein, whose protein sequence is MKITVDQTGSSKVALIESGDLVISTVQDALDLMATVHYEAETDKILIPKANIAESFFDLSTKLAGEILQKYTNYRVKIAIVGDFAGYESKSLKSFIYECNQGKQVFFVPDRETALRALHTGSLSQ, encoded by the coding sequence ATGAAGATCACGGTTGACCAGACGGGAAGTTCGAAAGTGGCGCTCATCGAAAGCGGCGATCTCGTCATCAGCACCGTCCAGGACGCCTTGGACCTGATGGCGACCGTCCACTATGAGGCGGAGACCGACAAGATATTGATCCCGAAAGCGAACATCGCCGAGTCGTTTTTCGACCTGTCGACGAAACTGGCCGGCGAAATCTTGCAGAAGTACACCAACTATCGAGTAAAAATCGCGATTGTTGGCGATTTTGCAGGATATGAGAGCAAGAGCTTGAAAAGTTTTATCTATGAATGCAATCAAGGCAAACAGGTGTTTTTCGTGCCGGACCGCGAGACTGCGCTCCGGGCGCTGCACACCGGGTCGCTGAGTCAGTGA
- a CDS encoding PAS domain-containing sensor histidine kinase produces MTEEWDKVRGFNPHPAEKSFGPDKKLRMESFLQDSADAIWMVDLEERVLRINPAFESLFGWSESEVVGRRLPTTPYFLKREMSLLMQQVKQGLPTAGLETKCICKDGRLLHISATLSPVRNPSGDVIAVSGTCRDISHSKRSEQELRKTKELLEAFILNSQDAIWMIDVEERVLQVNPAFEALFGWSEEEVLGKRLPIIPDFLEADMHQLHQEIKAGRSLRGFETQRQCFDGRLIYVSATLSPVRDNRGEVIGISGTCRDITHLKRSEEELRKTKERLEAIVQNSADAIWLVDLEGRVLQINPAFEAMFGWSEAEIAGKHLPIIPDFLAAEIHELHQQIKTGRSLRGYETQRRCKNGQLIYVSATLSPVRNNRGEVIGISGTCRDISQNKQSEEMLIQTEKLSIAGQLAAGLAHEIRNPLTALKGFVQLMQFGQETHHKYLEVMESELSRIEMIVSELLVLAKPQANSFKRLDLVSILQDVLTLSETQAILHNVQIEAEFPDALPAIDCDLNQMKQVFINFIKNAIEAMPNGGRLRLFAHLPQEEPGQIRIRVADEGTGIPQEHLARLGEPFYTTKTKGTGLGLMVSKKIIDGHRGRLEITSEVGTGTTVDVYLPLPV; encoded by the coding sequence ATGACAGAGGAGTGGGACAAGGTACGCGGCTTCAATCCGCATCCTGCGGAAAAGTCTTTCGGGCCTGACAAGAAGCTGCGCATGGAATCGTTCCTTCAAGATAGCGCCGATGCGATATGGATGGTCGATTTGGAAGAGCGTGTCCTGCGAATCAACCCGGCCTTTGAATCTTTGTTTGGCTGGTCGGAATCAGAAGTGGTCGGACGGCGGTTGCCGACGACACCGTATTTCCTGAAACGGGAAATGAGTCTACTGATGCAGCAGGTGAAGCAAGGCCTGCCCACGGCTGGCTTGGAAACGAAATGCATCTGCAAAGACGGGCGGCTGCTGCACATCAGCGCCACGTTGTCGCCGGTGCGCAACCCAAGCGGCGACGTGATCGCCGTCAGCGGCACCTGCCGGGATATCAGCCACAGCAAGCGCTCCGAACAAGAGCTGCGCAAAACGAAAGAGCTGCTCGAGGCGTTTATTCTGAACAGCCAGGACGCGATCTGGATGATCGATGTTGAGGAGCGCGTGCTGCAGGTCAACCCGGCATTTGAAGCGCTGTTCGGCTGGTCGGAAGAAGAGGTGCTTGGCAAACGCCTGCCGATCATCCCAGACTTTTTGGAGGCAGACATGCATCAGCTACATCAGGAGATCAAAGCGGGCCGGTCCCTGCGCGGCTTTGAGACGCAGCGCCAATGCTTTGACGGCCGCCTGATCTATGTCAGCGCTACGTTGTCTCCGGTGCGCGACAACCGGGGCGAAGTGATCGGGATCAGCGGCACCTGCCGCGACATCACGCATCTCAAACGCTCGGAAGAAGAGCTGCGCAAGACGAAAGAACGGCTGGAAGCGATCGTGCAGAACAGCGCCGATGCGATCTGGCTGGTCGATCTGGAAGGGCGCGTGCTGCAGATCAATCCGGCGTTCGAAGCGATGTTCGGCTGGTCGGAAGCGGAGATCGCAGGCAAACATCTGCCGATCATTCCCGACTTTCTGGCGGCCGAGATTCACGAGCTGCATCAACAGATCAAAACGGGGCGTTCCCTGCGCGGCTACGAGACGCAGCGCCGCTGCAAAAACGGGCAGCTGATCTACGTCAGCGCCACCTTGTCGCCGGTGCGCAACAACCGGGGCGAGGTGATCGGGATCAGCGGCACCTGCCGCGACATCAGCCAAAACAAGCAGTCGGAAGAGATGTTGATCCAAACGGAGAAACTCAGCATCGCCGGACAGCTGGCTGCCGGCCTCGCGCACGAGATCCGCAATCCGCTGACGGCGCTGAAAGGGTTCGTCCAACTGATGCAGTTCGGGCAGGAGACGCATCACAAGTACCTCGAAGTGATGGAATCGGAGCTGAGCCGCATCGAGATGATCGTCAGCGAGCTGCTCGTGCTGGCCAAACCGCAGGCCAACTCGTTTAAAAGGCTCGATCTCGTCTCGATCCTCCAAGATGTCTTGACGCTCAGCGAGACGCAGGCGATCTTGCACAACGTGCAGATCGAAGCGGAGTTTCCGGACGCGCTCCCGGCGATCGACTGCGATCTCAACCAGATGAAACAGGTCTTCATCAATTTTATTAAAAACGCGATCGAGGCGATGCCAAACGGTGGCCGGCTCCGCCTCTTTGCACATCTTCCGCAGGAGGAACCGGGACAGATTCGCATCCGCGTGGCGGACGAAGGCACAGGCATTCCCCAAGAGCACCTCGCGCGCCTTGGCGAACCTTTTTATACAACCAAGACCAAAGGCACCGGACTGGGCCTGATGGTCAGCAAAAAAATCATCGATGGCCATCGCGGCCGCCTGGAGATCACCAGCGAAGTGGGGACGGGCACGACGGTGGATGTCTATCTGCCGCTCCCGGTGTGA
- a CDS encoding metal-sensitive transcriptional regulator has product MAPEEQSCHGDGERKSHHSDKMKSNLVARLNRIEGQIRGVKGLIEKDAYCDDVLNQIAACQSALNSVGKLLLEGHMRSCVVERLQEGDHEVIDELLVTITKLIKK; this is encoded by the coding sequence ATGGCGCCGGAAGAGCAAAGCTGCCATGGTGACGGCGAACGCAAAAGCCATCATTCGGACAAGATGAAGTCCAATCTGGTGGCGCGCCTGAACCGCATCGAAGGGCAGATCCGCGGCGTCAAAGGCCTGATCGAGAAGGACGCCTACTGTGATGACGTGCTCAATCAGATCGCAGCCTGCCAATCGGCGCTGAACAGCGTCGGCAAGCTGCTCTTGGAAGGACATATGCGCAGCTGCGTGGTGGAGCGGCTCCAGGAAGGCGATCATGAAGTGATCGACGAGCTCTTGGTCACCATCACCAAGCTGATCAAAAAGTAA
- a CDS encoding DJ-1/PfpI family protein — translation MKRILLRVAVYLLTFVLVVGGAGLLGYSNTHGDFYGSVYKGTFPEWQDVAVPEHDAKKPTVAVLMSDASTTTEVFDFLIPYDLFAMTKAYNVYAVAPDKKVKSLSGGLEVVPHYTFAELDALLAKSPDIIVVPYMPVVDEELYRPVREYIQKHKDTTLVSICGGATSLADAGLLDGKDATSHWQAIGTLRMGYPNVNWKPDQRYVAAGNLVTSGGQTGGFDAVLYTIKEKLGEPMAKKVAEEAKYPMYQYVQNPTVDPYAIDARFFGIYVFNNAFQWNKVQTGVLLYDGMEEMALSSVFDTYADTGTTQVRTISEANRPIVTKHGLNIVARYQTSDLPALERVFVTGPDGMQLAAKEVKNWNGLQDVPKIEYLHRNSADSFVFEEPLEDLARQEDVSTAEHAVKRFEYRADGVQLEGRAFAYETYGNLLILIVAALLLAYGIDRRFLRKSDVVR, via the coding sequence ATGAAAAGGATTTTACTGCGTGTTGCGGTCTATCTGCTGACGTTCGTGCTGGTGGTCGGCGGGGCCGGGTTGCTGGGGTATAGCAATACGCACGGCGATTTCTACGGTTCGGTGTACAAAGGTACGTTCCCGGAGTGGCAGGATGTAGCCGTGCCGGAGCATGATGCGAAGAAGCCGACCGTCGCGGTGTTGATGAGCGATGCGTCGACGACGACAGAAGTGTTCGATTTTCTGATTCCTTATGATCTGTTTGCGATGACCAAAGCGTACAATGTCTACGCGGTGGCGCCCGATAAAAAAGTGAAATCGCTGTCCGGCGGGCTGGAAGTGGTGCCGCACTACACGTTTGCGGAGCTCGATGCCCTGCTCGCGAAAAGCCCGGACATCATCGTCGTCCCGTATATGCCGGTCGTCGATGAGGAGCTGTACCGCCCGGTGCGGGAATACATCCAAAAGCACAAAGACACAACGCTGGTCAGCATCTGCGGCGGCGCGACGAGCCTGGCCGACGCCGGCCTGCTCGACGGCAAAGATGCCACGTCGCACTGGCAGGCGATCGGCACACTGCGCATGGGTTATCCGAACGTGAACTGGAAGCCGGATCAGCGCTATGTGGCGGCGGGCAACCTCGTCACCTCCGGCGGGCAGACGGGCGGCTTTGACGCCGTGCTGTACACGATCAAGGAAAAGCTCGGCGAGCCGATGGCGAAGAAAGTGGCTGAAGAGGCGAAATACCCGATGTACCAGTACGTTCAGAACCCGACGGTCGACCCGTATGCGATCGACGCGCGCTTCTTCGGCATCTACGTGTTCAACAACGCGTTCCAATGGAACAAGGTCCAGACCGGCGTGCTGCTCTATGACGGCATGGAAGAGATGGCGCTGTCCTCGGTGTTCGACACCTATGCGGACACGGGGACGACGCAGGTGCGGACGATCTCGGAAGCGAACCGTCCGATCGTGACGAAACACGGCTTGAACATCGTCGCCCGCTATCAAACGTCCGACCTGCCTGCGCTCGAGCGGGTGTTTGTGACCGGCCCGGACGGTATGCAGCTGGCAGCGAAGGAAGTCAAGAACTGGAACGGTCTGCAGGATGTGCCGAAGATCGAGTATCTGCACCGGAACTCGGCCGACAGCTTCGTTTTTGAAGAACCGCTCGAAGACCTGGCGCGGCAGGAAGACGTCTCGACGGCGGAACATGCTGTGAAGCGTTTCGAATACCGCGCCGACGGGGTCCAGTTGGAGGGCAGAGCGTTTGCCTATGAGACCTATGGCAACCTGCTCATCCTGATCGTGGCCGCCCTGCTGCTTGCCTACGGAATCGACCGCCGCTTCCTCAGGAAGTCTGATGTGGTAAGATAA
- a CDS encoding aminotransferase class I/II-fold pyridoxal phosphate-dependent enzyme, giving the protein MSAHNVVAEAFAQTRYPLGGHGKRVVQVLKDVLDEVEGTVEGDLYGSGQLIEEFEAKLAAYLGKQSAVFFPSGTMAQQVAMRIWCDEKGLKKVAYHPLAHLEIHEQEGMHKLHGIEAVLLGEKDRLIRLEEILHLQEEIACLLIELPQREIGGQLPSFADLQAISAHCREKGIRLHLDGARLFEILPYYQKTAEEVCALFDSVYVSFYKGIGGIAGAILAGDTAFTEQAGVWKSRYGGNLISLYPYILTANAYFDQRIPKMGLYHEQAKELAALYNECHGVTTKPEVPVSNMFHVHVALPKERLEPILAAVYQESGVGLTHYVRETESGTCYFEISIGDRYAQVPKAALHTAFRLLNEHIQKL; this is encoded by the coding sequence GTGAGCGCACATAACGTAGTAGCGGAGGCTTTTGCACAGACCCGATATCCGCTCGGGGGACATGGCAAGCGCGTCGTGCAAGTGCTGAAAGACGTGCTGGACGAAGTGGAGGGCACCGTCGAAGGTGATCTGTACGGATCTGGCCAGCTGATCGAAGAGTTTGAAGCGAAACTGGCAGCGTATTTGGGCAAGCAGAGCGCCGTCTTCTTTCCGAGCGGCACGATGGCCCAACAGGTCGCCATGCGCATCTGGTGTGACGAGAAGGGGCTGAAAAAAGTCGCCTATCATCCGCTCGCCCACCTTGAGATCCATGAGCAGGAAGGCATGCACAAGCTGCACGGCATCGAAGCGGTGCTGCTGGGCGAGAAAGACCGCCTGATCCGGCTGGAGGAGATCCTGCACCTGCAAGAGGAGATCGCCTGCCTGCTGATCGAACTGCCGCAGCGCGAGATCGGCGGCCAGCTGCCGTCCTTTGCAGACCTGCAGGCGATCTCTGCGCACTGCCGGGAAAAAGGCATCCGGCTGCATCTGGACGGGGCGCGCCTGTTTGAAATCCTGCCCTATTACCAGAAGACGGCAGAGGAAGTCTGCGCCTTGTTCGACAGCGTCTATGTCTCCTTTTACAAAGGGATCGGCGGAATCGCCGGCGCGATTCTGGCCGGGGACACCGCGTTTACAGAGCAGGCGGGCGTCTGGAAAAGCCGCTACGGCGGCAACTTGATCTCGCTGTATCCGTACATCCTGACCGCAAACGCATATTTCGATCAGCGGATTCCCAAGATGGGGCTGTATCATGAGCAGGCCAAAGAGCTGGCCGCTCTGTACAACGAGTGCCACGGCGTGACGACCAAGCCGGAAGTGCCGGTGTCGAACATGTTCCACGTGCATGTCGCACTGCCCAAGGAGCGGCTGGAGCCGATCCTAGCGGCAGTGTATCAGGAGTCTGGCGTCGGCTTGACGCATTATGTGCGCGAAACGGAGTCTGGCACCTGCTATTTTGAGATCAGCATCGGCGACCGTTACGCACAGGTGCCGAAAGCAGCGCTGCACACGGCGTTCCGTCTGCTGAACGAACATATCCAAAAACTGTAG
- a CDS encoding HD domain-containing protein: protein MGIHNYFKSLSDLEGINRCPGKFKYQEHSVASHSFKVTKIAQFLGTVEDHHGTAIDWRLLYEKAINHDYAELFTGDIKTPVKYAMPELKELFSQVEESMTRKFIDAEIPEEFREVYARRFSEGKDETIEGKILAVADKIDLLYESFGEILKGNPEPLFHEIYEEALSTIHSYRELHAVQYFLDNVLPEMLEERDNVAK from the coding sequence ATGGGAATCCATAACTACTTTAAGAGCTTGTCCGACTTGGAAGGCATCAACCGCTGCCCGGGAAAGTTCAAATACCAGGAGCATTCGGTGGCCAGCCACTCGTTTAAAGTGACGAAAATCGCTCAGTTCCTCGGCACGGTGGAAGACCACCACGGCACGGCGATCGACTGGCGTTTGCTGTATGAAAAAGCGATCAACCACGACTATGCCGAGCTGTTCACCGGCGATATCAAGACGCCGGTCAAATACGCGATGCCGGAGCTCAAGGAACTCTTTTCGCAAGTGGAAGAGTCGATGACGCGGAAGTTTATCGATGCGGAGATTCCGGAGGAGTTTCGCGAGGTCTATGCGCGGCGCTTCAGCGAGGGCAAGGACGAGACGATCGAAGGGAAGATCCTCGCTGTCGCCGACAAGATCGATCTCTTGTACGAATCGTTTGGCGAGATTTTGAAAGGCAACCCGGAGCCCTTGTTCCATGAGATCTACGAGGAGGCTTTGTCGACGATCCACTCGTACCGGGAGTTGCATGCGGTGCAATACTTCTTGGACAACGTGCTTCCGGAGATGCTGGAGGAACGGGACAACGTGGCGAAATGA
- a CDS encoding helix-turn-helix domain-containing protein, with amino-acid sequence MKPMGVLKLADSQSQFSLTRHLPAEPLRPFVKHYWIVRWDLRGREPFCQDVVPNPCVNLVIEPGQTAIYGASTRKFTKYLSGRGLVFGVKFHPGGFYPFYKRSVAELSERPLPPHEVFDVDSALLEQQFQSLDTDERRIALADQFLLAKLPEPDPAVAEINRIIDLIITDPAITKVDQVCERLPINKRKLQRLFDQYVGVSPKWVIKLYRLHNAAERLERGQHGDLALLAAELGYYDQSHFIKDFKAIIGETPLEYASTKPATG; translated from the coding sequence ATGAAGCCGATGGGCGTTCTCAAACTGGCAGACAGCCAGTCCCAATTCAGCCTGACCCGCCATCTCCCTGCCGAGCCGCTCCGCCCGTTCGTCAAACACTACTGGATCGTCCGCTGGGATCTGCGCGGCCGGGAGCCGTTCTGCCAAGACGTCGTGCCGAACCCCTGCGTCAACCTCGTCATCGAACCGGGCCAGACGGCGATCTACGGCGCTTCCACCCGGAAGTTCACCAAATATCTCTCCGGCCGCGGCCTCGTCTTCGGCGTCAAATTCCACCCCGGCGGCTTCTACCCGTTCTACAAACGGTCTGTCGCCGAGCTGTCCGAACGCCCGCTCCCGCCGCATGAAGTTTTCGACGTAGACAGCGCCCTGCTCGAACAGCAGTTCCAAAGCCTTGACACCGACGAAAGAAGGATCGCCCTCGCCGATCAATTCCTCCTCGCCAAGCTCCCCGAGCCTGATCCGGCGGTCGCCGAGATCAACCGGATCATCGACCTGATCATCACCGACCCCGCGATCACCAAAGTCGACCAAGTCTGCGAGCGCCTGCCCATCAACAAGCGCAAACTCCAACGCCTCTTCGACCAATACGTCGGAGTCAGCCCGAAATGGGTGATCAAGCTGTACCGCCTGCACAACGCCGCCGAAAGGCTGGAGCGCGGACAGCACGGCGACTTGGCGCTGCTCGCCGCCGAGCTCGGCTACTACGACCAGTCGCATTTTATCAAAGACTTCAAGGCGATCATCGGCGAGACGCCGCTCGAGTACGCTTCCACCAAGCCGGCTACAGGTTGA
- a CDS encoding SRPBCC family protein, translated as MELKYVFYIDGTREQVWDAFVSPEGTRKTFFNCVIRSTFEVGAPYEYVGPGADGDETVHVFGKILQHEPHHVFSYTENAGPSYREYDAELDTRVTFTLETVGTCTKLTLVNDQIKDDHPSLQNAESSWWMILSNIKTLVETGKTLDFGW; from the coding sequence ATGGAACTGAAATACGTGTTTTATATCGACGGCACTCGGGAGCAGGTCTGGGACGCTTTCGTGTCGCCGGAAGGAACGCGCAAGACGTTTTTCAACTGTGTGATTCGCTCGACGTTTGAGGTGGGTGCTCCCTATGAATACGTGGGGCCGGGCGCGGACGGCGATGAGACGGTGCACGTGTTCGGGAAGATCTTGCAGCATGAGCCGCATCACGTGTTCAGCTACACGGAGAATGCCGGCCCCTCCTACCGGGAGTACGATGCTGAGCTGGATACGCGCGTCACGTTTACGCTGGAGACGGTCGGCACCTGCACCAAGCTGACCCTCGTCAACGACCAGATCAAGGACGATCATCCCTCCCTGCAAAACGCCGAGTCGAGCTGGTGGATGATCTTGAGCAACATCAAGACGCTGGTCGAGACCGGCAAGACGCTCGATTTCGGATGGTAA
- a CDS encoding DNA-3-methyladenine glycosylase produces the protein MVNKQTQQAPEKVSFAVSGAGQGAAELEDLASLVEVAGVAGDVCVVTIDTPETFRFQEALVYLARSANECMFQVAEGRVRKLLQVDGMPVLFEVGAGDGQTLHLRFMNGKPNAAQQKAAVTYVREWLDLDRDLAPFYALAGEDAVLQGLVERYDGLRVVRIPELFEALCWAVIGQQINLTFAYTLKRRFVESFGEAVLGHWLFPRPERIAALSADELRVLQFTGNKAEYLLEIARQLSAGKLCKSALLTLPPDEAEKQLVSIRGIGPWTAQYVRLRCLGDASAFPIADVGLHNAIKARLGMERKPSLAELRELARPWKNWEGYATFYLWRSLT, from the coding sequence ATGGTAAACAAACAAACGCAGCAGGCACCTGAGAAGGTGTCTTTTGCTGTTTCCGGGGCAGGGCAAGGCGCGGCGGAGTTGGAAGATTTGGCAAGTCTGGTTGAAGTTGCAGGAGTTGCAGGCGATGTATGTGTTGTGACGATTGACACTCCGGAGACTTTTCGGTTTCAAGAGGCGCTGGTGTATCTGGCGCGGTCGGCGAATGAGTGTATGTTTCAGGTGGCAGAAGGACGGGTGCGGAAGCTGCTGCAGGTTGACGGAATGCCCGTGTTGTTTGAAGTCGGCGCCGGGGACGGGCAGACGCTTCACCTGCGTTTTATGAACGGGAAGCCAAACGCTGCACAGCAGAAGGCGGCCGTGACGTATGTGCGGGAGTGGCTGGATCTGGACCGGGACCTCGCGCCGTTTTACGCGCTCGCGGGGGAGGATGCGGTGCTGCAGGGGCTTGTGGAGCGCTATGACGGGCTGCGCGTGGTGCGCATCCCGGAGTTGTTTGAGGCGCTGTGCTGGGCGGTCATCGGCCAGCAGATCAATCTGACGTTCGCCTACACGCTGAAACGCCGCTTCGTCGAATCGTTTGGCGAGGCGGTGCTGGGCCACTGGCTGTTCCCGCGCCCGGAACGAATCGCCGCGCTGTCTGCAGACGAACTCCGCGTCCTGCAGTTCACCGGGAATAAGGCGGAGTATCTCCTCGAAATCGCCCGGCAACTGAGCGCGGGAAAGCTCTGCAAATCAGCTCTGCTCACCCTCCCGCCCGACGAAGCTGAAAAACAGCTGGTCAGCATCCGCGGCATCGGCCCCTGGACGGCCCAGTATGTACGGCTGCGCTGCCTGGGTGACGCGTCCGCCTTTCCGATCGCCGATGTCGGGCTGCACAACGCGATCAAGGCCCGGCTCGGGATGGAGCGCAAACCGTCCTTGGCAGAGCTTCGCGAACTGGCCCGCCCGTGGAAAAATTGGGAGGGCTATGCTACTTTTTATCTGTGGCGAAGTCTAACTTGA
- a CDS encoding MBL fold metallo-hydrolase — MILTLSILLALVLAVFLVLTFYPHLGGKLSTEQKERHARSKQFRQGKFVNQTPTRMDSSLKTSLGILREFMKGNPRRKPSTQLPMEPLRLQEGGEAHVTWFGHSALLIELDGKKLLLDPMFGRTPSPFPQVGGRRYSGELPFEIEELPEIDAVILSHDHYDHLDYGSIKRLHHKVGQFIVPLGVGAHLKRWGVAPEKIQEHDWWSEFEYAGLTLACTPARHFSGRSLTDRDKTLWCSWVIIGRQAKLYFSGDGGYGPHFQEIGRAYGPFDLTMMECGQYDPRWAAIHMMPEETVQAHLDVQGRVLLPIHWAAFTLALHDWTDPVERALQAAQHNRVTVATPRIGEKVPVQAAEYPASTWWR; from the coding sequence ATGATTCTGACACTTAGCATCTTGCTTGCCTTAGTCCTTGCCGTTTTTCTGGTGCTCACCTTCTATCCGCATCTCGGCGGCAAACTGAGCACGGAGCAAAAAGAGCGCCACGCGCGCTCGAAACAGTTCCGGCAGGGGAAGTTTGTCAACCAGACTCCGACCCGCATGGACAGCAGCTTGAAAACGTCGCTCGGCATCCTGCGCGAATTTATGAAAGGCAATCCCCGCCGCAAACCGAGCACGCAGCTGCCGATGGAACCGTTGCGCCTGCAGGAGGGCGGGGAGGCGCATGTCACGTGGTTCGGCCATTCGGCGCTCTTGATCGAGCTGGACGGCAAGAAGCTGCTGCTCGACCCGATGTTCGGCCGCACGCCGTCGCCGTTTCCGCAGGTTGGCGGCCGGCGCTATAGCGGCGAACTGCCTTTTGAAATCGAAGAGCTGCCGGAGATCGACGCTGTGATCCTCTCGCACGATCACTACGACCATCTCGACTATGGCTCGATCAAGCGGCTGCATCACAAAGTCGGCCAGTTCATCGTGCCGCTCGGCGTCGGTGCGCATCTCAAGCGTTGGGGCGTGGCGCCGGAGAAGATTCAGGAACATGACTGGTGGAGCGAATTTGAATATGCGGGCCTGACTCTTGCCTGCACGCCCGCCCGGCATTTTTCCGGACGGAGCCTGACCGACCGCGACAAGACGCTCTGGTGCTCCTGGGTGATCATCGGGCGGCAGGCGAAGCTGTATTTCAGCGGCGACGGCGGCTATGGCCCGCATTTTCAGGAGATCGGGCGCGCCTACGGACCGTTCGACCTGACGATGATGGAGTGCGGCCAGTACGACCCGCGCTGGGCGGCGATCCACATGATGCCGGAAGAGACGGTGCAGGCGCATCTCGATGTGCAAGGCCGGGTGTTGCTGCCGATTCACTGGGCGGCGTTTACGCTGGCTCTGCACGACTGGACCGACCCGGTCGAGCGCGCGCTGCAGGCGGCACAGCACAACCGCGTGACGGTCGCCACGCCGCGGATCGGCGAAAAAGTGCCGGTTCAGGCAGCCGAATACCCTGCTTCCACTTGGTGGAGGTAG
- a CDS encoding LLM class flavin-dependent oxidoreductase, with translation MQLRELPYSVLDLAPIVAGSNATQAFSNSLDLAQHTERWGYTRYWLAEHHNMTGIASSATSVLIGHIAGGTSTIRVGSGGIMLPNHAPLMIAEQFGTLESLYPGRIDLGLGRAPGSDQPAMRAIRRGLNSNGEDFPELVEELRAYLHPPVPPEQMPVRAVPGEGLNIPIWLLGSSAFSAQLAGMLGLPFAFASHFSPRFTLPALDLYRRSFQPSEVLDEPYAMVGLNVVAADSDAEARRLATSMYQQFLNLVRNRPGQLQPPVDNMDDLWTDYEKDMVKQQLGSSIVGGPERVKEKLQAFLDKTQANEFMINAQIYDHGARLRSFEIVSEVFKA, from the coding sequence ATGCAACTGCGTGAGTTACCCTATTCCGTCTTAGACCTCGCGCCGATCGTCGCGGGCAGCAACGCGACGCAGGCGTTTTCCAACAGTTTAGATCTCGCACAGCACACCGAGCGGTGGGGCTACACCCGCTATTGGCTGGCTGAGCATCACAATATGACGGGCATCGCTTCGTCGGCCACTTCGGTGCTGATCGGGCACATCGCCGGCGGCACCTCGACGATCCGCGTCGGTTCCGGCGGGATCATGCTGCCGAACCATGCGCCGCTGATGATCGCCGAGCAATTCGGCACCTTGGAATCGCTCTATCCGGGGCGCATCGACCTCGGCCTCGGCCGTGCGCCCGGCTCCGACCAGCCGGCGATGCGCGCGATCCGCCGCGGGCTGAACAGCAACGGGGAGGACTTCCCGGAGCTGGTCGAGGAGCTGCGGGCGTATCTCCATCCGCCTGTGCCGCCGGAGCAGATGCCGGTGCGCGCCGTTCCCGGCGAAGGGCTGAACATTCCGATCTGGCTGCTCGGCTCCAGCGCCTTCAGCGCGCAGCTGGCCGGGATGCTCGGTTTGCCGTTCGCTTTTGCCAGCCATTTCTCGCCGCGCTTCACCTTGCCTGCGCTCGACCTGTACCGCCGCAGCTTCCAGCCGTCGGAGGTGCTCGATGAACCGTACGCGATGGTCGGTCTGAACGTGGTCGCCGCCGACAGCGATGCGGAAGCGCGCCGCCTGGCGACCTCGATGTACCAGCAGTTCCTGAACCTCGTCCGCAACCGTCCCGGCCAGCTGCAGCCGCCGGTCGACAACATGGACGACCTCTGGACCGACTACGAAAAGGATATGGTCAAGCAGCAGCTCGGCTCCTCGATCGTCGGCGGGCCGGAGCGGGTCAAAGAGAAGCTGCAGGCGTTCCTCGACAAGACCCAGGCAAATGAGTTCATGATCAACGCCCAGATCTACGACCACGGCGCCCGCCTGCGCTCGTTCGAGATCGTATCGGAAGTGTTCAAAGCATAA